The segment CAGGCGGCTACCTCGATGAAACAGACCTGAATCTGCTGGCCAGCTCGGACGTCGTGGGCGATGTTGCCACCGTCTTCTTCCGAGCCGACGGCTCTTCCGACGGCATCACCCTGAACGAGCGGTCCACCGGCCCAAGCCACGAGCAACTCAGGCAGGTCCGTCGCCGGATCTGCGTCGTCTCGGGTGCATCCAAGATCAACGGACTTCGCGGAGCACTCAAAGCGAGGCTGGCAACAGATCTGATCCTGGACGAGGCCACGGCGAAGCGCCTGGTCAGTTTCGGCAGCCCTTCCTGAATAATTGGAGGACCCTGAAACATTCCCGGCATCGAGGTAGGTAGAGTCTTGGCTATGAAACCCTCGCCTAGGCTCAGTCTGAACAACGGTGTCTTGATTGACCAGTTGGGGTTCGGGCTTTACAAGGTGCCGCCGGCGGACGCCACGTCTTTGGTCGCCACTGCGCTGGGCGCCGGCTACAGGCACTTCGATACAGCCGCCATGTATGGCAATGAGACCGGGGTCGGCCGCGGCCTCGGCAGTGCGGTCATACCCCCGCCCGGCGTGGACAGCAACACGGGAGGCTCCGGGGAGGGCACCCACGGTCTCTCCCGCGAAGACGTCTTTGTCACCACCAAGCTCTGGAACGACGACCAAGGCTACGACTCCACGCTCCGCGCCTTCGATTCCTCCATGGCCAATCTCGGCCTCGACTACGTCGACCTGTACCTGATCCACTGGCCCTGCGCAGGGCGCGGCTTGTTCCAGGAAAGCTACCGGGCCATGGAAACCCTGTACCGCGAAGGCCGGGTGCGCGCGATCGGAGTCTCCAACTTCCAGCCAGCCCACCTCGAAGCACTCATGCAAAAAGCCGAAGTGGTCCCGGCGGTGAACCAGATTGAACTGCACCCCTGGTTGCAGCAGACCCGGCTCCGGACCCTCCACGAGCAATTGCGCATCCGCACAGAGGCGTGGAGCCCGTTGGGCCGGGGCCAGGTCCTTCAGGATCCGGCCGTCCGGGCGCTCGCGGACAAATACCGAAAGACACCTGCGCAGATCATCATCCGCTGGCACCTCCAGCTGGGAAATATCGTCATTCCGAAAGCGAGCACCGCGGCACGCATCCAGGAGAACTTCAATGTCTTCGGCTTCGAGCTCGATGCCGACGACATGGATGGCCTGGCCGCCCTCGAACGCCACCACCGCACCGGGTCACACCCGGACAACGTCAACTAGGACCTGCCGAATGGAACAAGTGGACACCAACCACTCCCCCGAACCCGCACCAGCCTCCCCACGCGAGTTCTTCAGCAAGGCCTTGGCCTCCCGGACGAGTGCCTCGGACATCGACCTCGACGGCAGTAACGTTGCCTATTGGTGCTACGAACCGGTCAAGGTGACCGCGGATACCCGGACCATACTGGTCATTCACGGTTTCCGCGGCGACCACCACGGCCTGCTCCGCGTCGTAGACCACCTGCCGGAAATGCGGGTCATCATGCCCGACCTTCCCGGCTTTGGCAGCTCGGAACCTTTCGCCGGGGACCCCCACACCGTGGAACGCTATGGGAAGTTCATCACAAGTTTCATGGCGGCCCTGGGTCTCGGACCGGACACAGTTCTCTTGGGGCACTCCTTCGGATCCATTGTCGCCAGCCACTTCGCCGCCGCGAATCCGGGCGCCATCCGTCCGCTGATCCTGGTCAATCCCATCGCTGCTCCCGCGCTTGAAGGGCCCAAAGGCCTCATGACTAAGCTGGCAGTCCTGTACTACCAGGTCTCCGCCAAGCTCCCGCGCCGGCTGGGACTCGCCGTCCTGCGCAGCCGCCTCGTTGTCCGCGTCATGAGCGCGGCGAT is part of the Arthrobacter ramosus genome and harbors:
- a CDS encoding aldo/keto reductase, with the protein product MKPSPRLSLNNGVLIDQLGFGLYKVPPADATSLVATALGAGYRHFDTAAMYGNETGVGRGLGSAVIPPPGVDSNTGGSGEGTHGLSREDVFVTTKLWNDDQGYDSTLRAFDSSMANLGLDYVDLYLIHWPCAGRGLFQESYRAMETLYREGRVRAIGVSNFQPAHLEALMQKAEVVPAVNQIELHPWLQQTRLRTLHEQLRIRTEAWSPLGRGQVLQDPAVRALADKYRKTPAQIIIRWHLQLGNIVIPKASTAARIQENFNVFGFELDADDMDGLAALERHHRTGSHPDNVN
- a CDS encoding alpha/beta fold hydrolase — encoded protein: MEQVDTNHSPEPAPASPREFFSKALASRTSASDIDLDGSNVAYWCYEPVKVTADTRTILVIHGFRGDHHGLLRVVDHLPEMRVIMPDLPGFGSSEPFAGDPHTVERYGKFITSFMAALGLGPDTVLLGHSFGSIVASHFAAANPGAIRPLILVNPIAAPALEGPKGLMTKLAVLYYQVSAKLPRRLGLAVLRSRLVVRVMSAAMAKTRDKELRAFVHGQHDAYFSAFADRASLLESFRASVSSHVAEVAGQLDLPVLLVAGEKDEIALLRDQHKLLEMLPDGALEVIPDVGHLIHYETPAPAAAAIRSFLEEHPA